Proteins encoded together in one Desulfonatronum thiosulfatophilum window:
- a CDS encoding endonuclease III domain-containing protein: MAAPSDQLFSDMFDAMLALLGPSGWWPAHSPFEMALGAILTQNTNWTNVRKAIDNLRAQELLDPERLHLAPDALLETCIRPSGFFRQKTRKIRDFLDFLKTEVAFDFAAFDAQETFSLREKLLSVRGIGPETADSILLYALDRPVFVVDAYTARICNRHGLIPEDVRYEELQAMFMRHVQPETDKYNEYHALLVRVGKEWCRKREPKCSTCPLAAHLP; this comes from the coding sequence ATGGCCGCCCCCTCCGATCAGCTGTTCAGCGACATGTTTGATGCCATGCTCGCCCTGCTCGGACCGAGCGGGTGGTGGCCGGCCCATAGTCCGTTCGAAATGGCCCTGGGCGCCATTTTGACCCAGAACACGAACTGGACCAATGTCCGAAAAGCCATCGACAACCTGCGAGCCCAGGAATTGCTGGATCCAGAACGACTTCACCTGGCTCCGGACGCGTTGCTGGAGACCTGTATCCGTCCCTCAGGCTTTTTTCGCCAGAAGACCAGGAAGATCAGGGATTTCCTGGATTTCTTGAAAACCGAAGTCGCATTTGATTTTGCCGCGTTCGATGCTCAGGAAACATTCAGCCTGCGGGAAAAACTGCTGTCCGTTCGGGGGATCGGTCCGGAAACCGCGGACAGTATCCTGTTGTACGCCCTGGATCGTCCGGTTTTTGTAGTCGATGCCTATACGGCAAGAATCTGCAACCGCCACGGGCTGATTCCCGAGGATGTACGCTACGAAGAGTTGCAGGCGATGTTCATGCGCCATGTTCAGCCTGAGACGGACAAGTATAATGAATACCATGCTCTGCTCGTCCGGGTCGGAAAAGAATGGTGTCGCAAGCGGGAACCGAAATGTTCAACCTGCCCGTTGGCGGCACATCTCCCATGA